In Solanum pennellii chromosome 3, SPENNV200, a single window of DNA contains:
- the LOC107013535 gene encoding uncharacterized protein LOC107013535: MAISRLMVYVHQVEEKKLRDREEYRNKKEKTGSECGQQKGGSSRPQFHKSKGHAPQSASAPAPQKPRNHPGDCRNGQIGCLKCGQEGHFMRECPKNKQVGGNPGNRAQSSSASPPGRASPKGATYGTGGGTNRLYALNNCQEQENSPDVVTGIIKVFT; encoded by the exons ATGGCCATATCTAGGCTAATGGTCTATGTGCATCAAGTTGAAGAGAAGAAGCTGAGGGACAGAGAGGAATACCGAAACAAGAAAGAGAAGACTGGGAGTGAGTGTGGTCAACAGAAGGGTGGTTCAAGTAGACCACAATTTCACAAATCAAAGGGGCATGCACCAcaatctgctagtgcacctgcgcCCCAGAAACCGAG AAACCACCCTGGAGATTGCCGTAATGGCCAGATAGGTTGTTTGAAgtgtggtcaagagggtcacttcatgagagagtgTCCCAAGAATAAGCAAGTTGGTGGAAATCCAGGCAATAGAGCTCAGTCTTCATCAGCTTCTCCACCAGGCAGGGCTTCACCTAAGGGAGCTACTTATGGTACTGGCGGAGGAACAAACCGCTTGTATGCTCTCAATAATTGCCAAGAacaagagaactctccagatgttgtcacgggTATTATCAAAGTATTTACTTAA